In Nicotiana tabacum cultivar K326 chromosome 11, ASM71507v2, whole genome shotgun sequence, a single window of DNA contains:
- the LOC107813985 gene encoding uncharacterized protein LOC107813985: protein MSTEETLVEAALRILNTADPVEKARIGDEVANRWLKGLISLPYNHSVELPVPDRPARLTNVKLVSPSLMPKLGKAGSLQSRQAIVHSLVHTESWAIDLSWDIIARFGKQESIPREFFTDFVKVAQDEGRHFTLLAARLKELGSFYGALPAHDGLWDSAIATSKDLLARLAIEHCVHEARGLDVIPTTISRFRNGGDNQTAELLENVVYPEEITHCAAGVKWFKYLCLRSRNPNPDDLPSQENSDTMDVDNEVIQRFHSTVRTHFRGPLKPPFNEQARKAAGFGPQWYEPLAIKDYTME from the exons ATGAGCACAGAAGAGACTCTCGTTGAAGCTGCACTGCGAATTCTGAACACAGCTGACCCAGTCGAGAAGGCTCGTATCGGCGATGAAGTAGCCAACAGATGGCTAAAAGGCCTCATTTCTCTGCCTTATAATCATTCTGTTGAACTCCCTGTTCCTGATCGCCCAGCCCGTCTCACAAAT GTGAAGTTGGTGTCGCCAAGTCTCATGCCAAAGCTTGGGAAAGCGGGAAGCTTGCAGAGTAGACAGGCCATTGTACACAGTCTTGTTCACACTGAAAGCTGGGCTATTGACTTGTCTTGG GATATAATTGCTCGATTTGGCAAGCAAGAGTCGATACCAAGAGAATTTTTCACTGATTTTGTAAAAGTTGCACAAGATGAAGGGCGGCATTTTACTCTGCTTGCTGCACGGCTTAAGGAACTCGGATCTTTCTATGGAGCTTTACCCGCTCATGATGGCCTGTGGGATTCAGCCATTGCAACTTCCAAAGATCTATTGGCTCGTTTGGCTATTGAACACTGTGTTCATGAG GCCAGAGGACTTGATGTGATACCAACAACAATATCCCGTTTCCGCAATGGCGGTGATAATCAGACAGCTGAATTATTAGAGAATGTGGTTTATCCCGAAGAAATAACTCACTGTGCTGCTGGAGTAAAATGGTTCAAGTATCTTTGCTTGAGATCAAGAAATCCAAATCCAGACGACCTCCCGTCACAAGAAAACAGTGACACCATGGATGTAGACAATGAAGTCATTCAAAGGTTCCACTCCACAGTAAGGACACATTTCAGAGGGCCTTTAAAGCCTCCTTTTAATGAGCAAGCACGAAAAGCTGCTGGATTCGGTCCACAATGGTATGAACCTCTTGCCATTAAAGACTACACAATGGAATAA